One genomic window of Halanaerobium saccharolyticum subsp. saccharolyticum DSM 6643 includes the following:
- a CDS encoding DEAD/DEAH box helicase translates to MKKVNKAGAERMSSKEFIKNLVSNKIYQRGINYYNRGRVLQYRINKVKPNHYQISARVSGTKKYEVNSEIRLREKGIDIDSSCSCPYDWEEFCKHEVAVFYKFMEEDYRSPKVNYEPKAVQEVEITEEEAAKNKVETGIVEKRIADRSFKKLLEITKNYDESEMPKLEYSIKGISNMELKNFKIIFDTDYLSQQELEEVVRSLNEDKQYAYYKESLLQKYFYGKELELLEKLSDLKKSKGRGCSLRLNKNTENLDFILNLSQKFELTLEENGIIVKKGKTLRPELKLEGNLDEISIDLKEDDFPIYQGDEKSCRWTMIGNTIHKVDFYNFSELPTNFIIPKQRQGEFLFEIIPTLEKNLELDRSEELEGYELIKESPKIDLKLDYTQQKISCQLEVEFAGEKYSNTELLGINTDENIYKKDSEDPKLWYGRDNKALAEVINFLEDYNFKVRPEHFIIKDNNEIQEFITDGMTHIPEDWNVERSESFDQIEIKEVKLEPIIEIEDSEGINWFDFSISYNLGGKTYTRQELQQLISYNKNGEAYVKLDNHYYILESGAQEEKVEQMLKDAETQADGYRAPYHNLLYYKNLVEKSGINFKGNKVFNELEDEISGLNVVKERNIPAEVKDKLRDYQKNGYNWLRFLHKYHFGGILADDMGLGKTLQMLTLLKSVEPEKPALVLCPRTLIYNWQEESDKFFDNLKTLVYYGTPAEREEMRQDFSDYDLIISSYSTISRDVVELDQENISFSFAILDEAQHIKNHRTKRAKAVKNIQASSRLALTGTPLENSIEELWSIFDFLMPGYLGNYSYFKKHFLNPINKNNEKEKMTELKERVAPFILRRRKDQVLKELPDKIVNVHPVSMTQLQEDSYQTVLEEVRGELYQTVEEKGFNRSRINVLAALTKLRQICNHPALILGEDAKAHNSGKLDALRELLSDALSGGHKIIVFSQFVKMLKLIRNDLDQDGINYLYLDGSTRKRMEKVREFNSNEEVKVFLISLKAGGVGLNLTAADMVVHVDPWWNPMVERQATDRAHRLGQENRVMVYKLITRGTVEEKMLKLQQKKQDLFDNIIENNVNPIKAISWDDIQELLAY, encoded by the coding sequence TTGAAAAAAGTTAACAAAGCAGGAGCTGAAAGAATGAGCAGCAAAGAATTCATTAAAAACTTAGTTTCAAATAAAATATATCAGCGTGGAATTAATTATTATAATCGCGGTCGGGTTCTGCAGTATAGGATTAATAAAGTTAAGCCAAATCATTATCAGATTTCAGCTCGAGTTTCAGGTACCAAAAAATATGAGGTGAATTCTGAAATTAGATTAAGAGAAAAAGGTATAGATATTGACAGCAGCTGCAGCTGTCCCTATGATTGGGAAGAGTTTTGCAAACACGAAGTTGCTGTATTTTATAAATTTATGGAAGAAGATTATCGTTCTCCTAAAGTAAATTATGAGCCAAAAGCTGTTCAAGAAGTCGAAATTACAGAAGAAGAAGCAGCTAAAAATAAAGTTGAAACTGGAATTGTTGAAAAAAGAATTGCTGATCGCAGTTTTAAAAAGCTTTTGGAGATTACTAAAAACTATGATGAAAGTGAAATGCCAAAATTAGAATATAGTATTAAGGGTATTTCAAATATGGAACTTAAAAACTTTAAAATTATTTTTGATACAGATTATCTAAGTCAGCAGGAGCTTGAAGAAGTGGTTAGATCATTAAATGAAGATAAGCAGTATGCCTACTATAAAGAGAGTCTGCTGCAAAAATATTTTTATGGTAAAGAATTAGAACTTTTAGAAAAACTGTCAGATCTAAAAAAGAGTAAAGGCAGAGGCTGTTCACTGCGCTTAAATAAAAACACAGAAAATCTTGACTTTATTTTAAACTTAAGTCAGAAATTCGAATTAACTTTAGAAGAAAATGGGATTATAGTTAAAAAAGGAAAAACATTGCGGCCGGAACTTAAATTGGAAGGTAATTTAGATGAAATTAGCATTGATTTAAAAGAAGATGACTTTCCTATTTATCAGGGAGATGAAAAAAGCTGCCGTTGGACAATGATTGGAAATACGATTCATAAGGTTGATTTTTATAATTTTTCTGAACTTCCAACTAACTTTATAATACCTAAGCAGAGGCAGGGAGAATTTTTATTTGAAATAATACCAACCTTAGAGAAAAACCTTGAGCTTGATCGTTCAGAAGAACTGGAAGGTTATGAACTAATTAAAGAAAGTCCTAAAATTGACTTAAAACTTGATTATACTCAGCAAAAAATAAGCTGTCAGTTAGAAGTTGAATTTGCAGGTGAAAAATACAGCAACACCGAACTGCTGGGGATTAACACTGATGAAAATATTTATAAAAAAGATTCGGAAGATCCAAAGCTCTGGTATGGAAGAGATAATAAAGCTTTAGCAGAGGTTATTAATTTTTTAGAAGACTATAATTTTAAAGTTAGACCCGAGCATTTTATTATCAAAGATAACAATGAAATTCAGGAATTTATCACTGATGGAATGACTCATATACCTGAGGATTGGAATGTTGAGCGCAGCGAAAGTTTTGATCAGATAGAAATTAAAGAGGTAAAATTAGAGCCGATCATTGAAATTGAAGACAGTGAGGGAATAAACTGGTTTGATTTCAGCATCAGCTACAATCTTGGTGGTAAAACATATACCCGGCAAGAACTGCAGCAGCTAATCTCTTATAATAAAAATGGAGAAGCTTATGTTAAACTTGATAATCACTACTATATTTTAGAAAGTGGTGCTCAGGAAGAAAAGGTAGAACAGATGCTAAAAGATGCTGAAACACAGGCTGATGGTTATCGAGCCCCCTATCATAATCTGCTTTATTATAAGAATTTAGTTGAAAAAAGCGGTATTAATTTTAAAGGTAATAAAGTTTTTAATGAATTAGAAGATGAGATTAGTGGTCTAAATGTGGTTAAAGAAAGAAATATACCAGCTGAAGTTAAAGATAAGCTGCGTGATTATCAAAAAAATGGCTATAACTGGCTGCGGTTTCTGCATAAATATCATTTTGGCGGTATTTTAGCGGATGATATGGGTTTAGGAAAAACACTGCAGATGCTGACACTTTTAAAAAGCGTTGAACCAGAAAAACCGGCACTTGTGCTCTGTCCTAGAACTTTAATTTACAACTGGCAGGAGGAATCAGATAAATTTTTCGATAATTTAAAAACCCTTGTCTATTATGGAACTCCGGCAGAGAGAGAAGAAATGCGCCAGGATTTTAGTGATTATGATTTAATAATTTCTTCTTATTCGACTATCAGCCGAGATGTAGTAGAGCTAGATCAAGAAAATATAAGTTTCTCTTTCGCAATTTTGGATGAAGCTCAGCATATTAAAAATCACCGGACAAAAAGGGCTAAGGCTGTTAAAAATATTCAGGCCAGTTCTCGCCTTGCTTTAACAGGAACCCCGCTTGAGAATTCTATAGAGGAACTCTGGTCGATTTTTGATTTTTTGATGCCCGGTTATTTAGGAAATTACAGCTATTTTAAGAAACACTTTTTAAATCCAATAAATAAGAATAATGAGAAAGAAAAGATGACAGAGTTAAAAGAAAGAGTCGCACCCTTTATTTTAAGGCGCCGCAAGGATCAGGTTTTAAAAGAACTTCCCGATAAAATAGTTAATGTCCACCCTGTAAGTATGACTCAACTTCAGGAAGACAGTTATCAGACTGTGCTCGAGGAAGTAAGGGGGGAGCTCTATCAGACAGTTGAAGAAAAAGGTTTTAATCGCTCGCGGATTAATGTTTTAGCTGCTTTAACAAAACTGCGCCAAATCTGTAATCATCCTGCTTTGATTTTGGGAGAAGATGCGAAGGCCCATAATTCAGGTAAACTTGATGCTTTAAGAGAACTGTTATCAGATGCCTTAAGTGGAGGCCACAAAATTATTGTCTTTAGCCAGTTTGTTAAAATGCTTAAACTAATTAGAAATGACTTAGATCAAGATGGAATTAACTATCTCTATTTAGATGGCTCAACTCGAAAAAGAATGGAGAAAGTAAGAGAATTTAACAGTAACGAAGAGGTTAAAGTCTTTCTAATCAGTCTAAAAGCAGGTGGAGTAGGCCTAAATCTAACTGCTGCTGATATGGTTGTTCATGTTGATCCCTGGTGGAATCCAATGGTAGAAAGGCAGGCAACAGATCGTGCCCACCGATTGGGCCAGGAAAATAGAGTGATGGTCTATAAGTTAATCACCAGGGGCACGGTGGAAGAAAAGATGTTGAAA
- the hepT gene encoding type VII toxin-antitoxin system HepT family RNase toxin, which yields MDDILINKNETVKRCLKRINEEYQNNPANLKNYTKQDSIILNIQRLSEAAIDIAMHVVAELELGVPQSSRDAFQFLVENDLIENRTAEKLKAMVGFRNIAVHEYQKLNLKIVEAIIENEIEEVKNFSEKMLKKMVEKS from the coding sequence ATGGATGATATTTTAATTAATAAAAACGAAACAGTTAAACGCTGTCTAAAAAGAATTAATGAAGAATATCAGAATAATCCTGCAAATTTGAAGAATTATACAAAACAGGATTCGATTATTTTAAATATTCAGCGTCTCTCAGAAGCAGCAATCGACATTGCAATGCATGTGGTTGCTGAATTAGAATTGGGAGTTCCCCAAAGCAGTAGAGATGCTTTTCAATTTTTAGTTGAGAATGATCTAATTGAAAATAGGACTGCTGAAAAGCTTAAAGCTATGGTTGGTTTCAGAAATATTGCCGTTCACGAATATCAAAAGTTGAACTTAAAAATTGTAGAGGCAATAATAGAAAATGAAATTGAGGAAGTTAAAAACTTTTCTGAAAAGATGCTTAAAAAAATGGTTGAAAAAAGTTAA
- the mntA gene encoding type VII toxin-antitoxin system MntA family adenylyltransferase antitoxin — protein sequence MDLDLDYIKSFLIEELEAELIYLFGSYAVGKTRDDSDLDLAFLSSKEIDDYQRFLTAQKLASKLNIDIDLVDLAKASTVFKTQIIQGDLLFAKNEQQKQQFELLTLKKYARLNEERKEIIEKIERGAGNG from the coding sequence ATGGATTTAGATCTTGATTATATCAAATCATTTTTAATAGAAGAGCTGGAGGCTGAATTGATCTATCTTTTTGGATCCTATGCTGTCGGTAAAACGAGAGATGACAGTGATTTGGATCTGGCTTTTTTATCGTCGAAAGAGATTGATGATTATCAGCGTTTTTTAACAGCTCAAAAATTAGCCTCTAAATTAAATATTGACATAGATTTAGTTGATTTAGCTAAGGCTTCTACAGTATTTAAAACTCAAATCATTCAAGGGGATTTACTTTTTGCAAAAAATGAGCAGCAGAAACAGCAATTTGAACTTCTTACTTTAAAAAAATATGCTCGTTTAAATGAGGAAAGAAAAGAAATTATAGAAAAAATTGAAAGAGGTGCTGGAAATGGATGA
- a CDS encoding tetratricopeptide repeat protein, protein MSELKDSQLVDREMLFFNLGGALIGQDKLPEGEKYLHRAIEIESEHDYIWATLAEVNLLQRKWDEAEKAINKAIEIEPEKDFYELKKEVICGSDELKENYLKHFELLKEAIEEQKNENWQKSIELLKESSEYYSKTGYIYNQIGAIYNNNLGNSDLAAQFFKKAIEKEPDNEIFQRNLKQVLKK, encoded by the coding sequence TTGTCTGAACTAAAGGACAGTCAATTAGTAGATAGAGAAATGCTCTTTTTTAATTTAGGTGGCGCTTTGATTGGACAGGATAAGCTGCCGGAAGGAGAAAAATATTTACACCGGGCTATTGAGATTGAGTCTGAGCATGATTATATCTGGGCTACCCTGGCAGAAGTAAACCTGCTGCAGCGAAAATGGGATGAAGCTGAAAAAGCTATTAATAAAGCTATTGAAATTGAGCCTGAAAAAGATTTTTATGAGCTTAAAAAAGAAGTGATTTGTGGTAGTGATGAATTAAAAGAAAATTATTTAAAACATTTTGAGCTGCTTAAAGAAGCTATTGAGGAACAAAAAAATGAAAACTGGCAAAAAAGTATTGAACTTTTAAAAGAATCTTCAGAGTACTACAGTAAAACTGGTTATATTTATAATCAAATCGGGGCAATTTACAACAATAATCTTGGGAATTCAGATTTAGCAGCACAATTTTTCAAAAAAGCAATTGAAAAAGAACCGGATAATGAGATTTTTCAGCGAAATTTAAAACAGGTATTGAAAAAATAA
- a CDS encoding ABC transporter ATP-binding protein, which yields MAEIVLKNITKKFGDVTAVKNLDLSIDAKEFTTLLGPSGCGKSTTLRMVAGLERPTAGEIWIKDECVYSKEKNIYVPPGKRKLGMVFQSYALWPHLTVFDNIAFGLQINNKPDIKAKTKKVADILAIADLLERYPNELSGGQQQRVAIARVLVMDYDILLLDEPLSNLDAQLRMDMRAELKRLHNELNSTIIYVTHDQLEALTMSSNIAVMNSGLLQQYAGPMDVYDQPANLFTAKFIGNPPINLFEAELKIETGVRKAKLSQKLELLLADKKFDALEAGAEINIGIRPEDIEIRPIAESPDAKYKGEIYSVLPAGSEWYFKVVWEDKIITVSEHSGMDLEQDDQVAINIEAETIKLFDNQGLLIK from the coding sequence ATGGCAGAAATAGTATTAAAAAATATCACAAAAAAATTCGGAGATGTTACCGCTGTTAAAAATCTTGATTTATCTATAGATGCAAAAGAATTTACAACTTTATTAGGGCCTTCAGGCTGTGGTAAGTCAACAACTCTAAGAATGGTTGCAGGTTTAGAAAGACCAACAGCTGGAGAGATATGGATTAAAGATGAATGCGTATATTCAAAAGAAAAAAATATCTATGTACCACCAGGAAAAAGAAAATTGGGGATGGTTTTTCAAAGTTATGCGCTTTGGCCTCATCTGACAGTTTTTGATAATATTGCTTTTGGGCTGCAGATAAATAATAAGCCGGATATTAAAGCAAAAACAAAGAAAGTAGCAGATATTCTGGCGATTGCTGATCTTTTAGAAAGATATCCAAATGAGCTTTCTGGTGGACAGCAGCAGCGGGTAGCTATTGCCAGAGTTTTAGTTATGGATTATGATATTCTTTTGTTGGATGAACCGTTATCTAATTTAGATGCACAGCTTAGAATGGATATGCGAGCTGAGTTAAAAAGACTGCACAATGAATTAAATTCTACAATTATTTATGTAACTCACGATCAGTTAGAAGCTCTGACAATGTCCAGCAACATAGCAGTAATGAATTCTGGTTTGCTGCAGCAGTATGCTGGGCCGATGGATGTTTATGATCAGCCTGCAAATTTATTTACGGCAAAGTTTATTGGGAATCCTCCAATAAATCTATTTGAGGCAGAGTTAAAAATTGAAACTGGAGTTAGAAAAGCAAAGCTGTCTCAAAAGCTTGAACTTTTACTTGCTGATAAAAAGTTTGATGCTCTTGAAGCTGGAGCAGAAATTAATATCGGGATTCGGCCTGAGGATATAGAAATTAGGCCAATAGCTGAAAGTCCAGATGCTAAATATAAAGGGGAAATTTATTCAGTCCTACCGGCTGGCTCAGAATGGTATTTTAAGGTTGTGTGGGAAGATAAAATTATTACTGTTTCTGAACATTCAGGAATGGATTTAGAACAGGATGATCAAGTAGCTATCAATATTGAAGCAGAAACAATTAAGCTCTTTGATAATCAGGGTTTATTAATTAAATAA